A stretch of Nitrospira sp. DNA encodes these proteins:
- a CDS encoding transposase family protein, translated as MKRYGPPQFVRTDNETVLVSRWFRFGLWLLGIGQQRIQPGCPWQNGRVERFSGGGPNGI; from the coding sequence GTGAAACGATACGGACCACCACAATTCGTGCGGACCGACAATGAGACCGTGCTGGTCTCCCGCTGGTTTCGATTCGGCCTCTGGCTGCTCGGCATTGGACAGCAGCGTATTCAGCCCGGCTGTCCGTGGCAGAACGGACGGGTCGAACGGTTCAGTGGTGGTGGTCCCAACGGGATTTGA
- the dnaN gene encoding DNA polymerase III subunit beta, which produces MIIEFPRTTLLQTLKLMHSILDRKNASAPLTMIHVTTSHTGVRLAATDLELGLQRTLPIPLMEERAFLIPDAPIYEFIKELTSDTIRWSIDDDHHITITSGKAKAKFNGMKAEDYPALPPLPDPFIFSLPAKDLSQLLTETLPAVGEADGRYILNAIKLTISNAPSPTLQIVGTDGHRLVITQQNTGTWLTRHHDTRHLLIPKKAGKVLQTLIPDKEPPLIAIGANQSLAGFQIGDYLLTSRLLDGSYPAYDRIIPTLTTARLTVSKTVLEDSIRRVSVIGGKDTKPMELSIADNHLTLHAHNVDVGEATETLETPTSTQPFKAGFNAQYLLDALETMPGEHCQLYMESPQTPCVLTTPDRTTQFKHIIMPLTLTS; this is translated from the coding sequence ATGATCATTGAATTCCCACGCACCACCCTGCTTCAGACCCTCAAACTCATGCACAGCATTCTTGACCGCAAAAACGCCTCTGCGCCACTTACCATGATCCACGTCACCACAAGCCACACCGGGGTTCGGCTCGCTGCGACCGATCTCGAACTCGGTCTCCAACGCACCCTTCCCATTCCCCTCATGGAAGAACGCGCCTTCCTCATTCCTGACGCCCCAATCTATGAGTTCATCAAAGAACTCACGTCCGACACCATCCGCTGGTCCATCGATGACGACCACCACATCACCATCACCTCTGGAAAAGCCAAGGCCAAATTCAACGGCATGAAGGCTGAAGACTACCCAGCGCTCCCCCCGCTCCCTGATCCCTTCATCTTCAGCCTCCCCGCCAAGGACTTGTCACAGCTACTCACGGAAACTCTCCCAGCCGTCGGCGAGGCGGACGGCCGCTACATCTTGAACGCCATCAAGCTGACCATTTCCAACGCTCCCTCCCCAACGCTCCAAATCGTCGGTACAGACGGTCATCGCCTTGTCATCACACAACAAAACACTGGCACCTGGCTCACACGCCACCATGACACCCGGCACCTCCTCATCCCGAAAAAAGCCGGGAAGGTTCTGCAAACACTTATCCCGGATAAAGAACCACCCCTCATTGCCATCGGAGCCAACCAATCCCTCGCAGGCTTTCAGATCGGCGACTATCTCCTGACAAGCCGGCTGCTCGACGGCAGTTACCCGGCCTATGACAGGATCATCCCCACGCTGACCACGGCGCGACTGACTGTTTCGAAAACCGTCTTGGAAGATTCGATTCGACGAGTCTCAGTGATTGGAGGGAAAGACACCAAACCGATGGAACTGTCCATTGCAGACAATCATCTGACTCTGCATGCACACAACGTCGATGTAGGAGAAGCCACCGAAACTCTCGAAACTCCAACTTCGACACAGCCATTCAAGGCAGGATTCAACGCGCAGTATCTCCTCGATGCCCTAGAAACCATGCCGGGAGAGCACTGTCAGCTATACATGGAATCGCCTCAGACACCATGCGTCCTGACAACCCCTGATCGCACAACCCAATTCAAACACATCATCATGCCACTCACCCTCACCTCATAA
- a CDS encoding sensor histidine kinase yields the protein MRQSGDQDAWAERARADAGHGVVQIHQLAAVCLSGAELAQRAMDVAMNVCRSVETGVSDIVLARCFVTGQAEAMGASGERAAPYLVLVASAGEAAQCADAACSGWSEGVPIMRPQFVTQFPMLADFLDQVSLPAKTGEGASIRDRQAVSSRCTVMAIPMAKGHPRLPEYQDFVDRYAIRSVVGCSGVCPDGQGCVTVFWLRASASEDMVECLRLLMEALHLAWGTMTDRLARPARHVDTAMLEEWVEVYGKTIDAQGRSLRKTEERMHQLAKQIVTVQEGERARIARELHDHVVSRLAGIGFTLHAVVQVPPQTNEELLGALREILVEIDGLGASARSLAFRLHPVVLDRLGLSLTLHRLIDECERQKGLRITRSVCELRQPLASLVAAVLYRVAEEALQNIVKHAGVQDCVVTLGVQEGELELCVADRGRGFAMSQSNVGSAGLGLLSMAERVRQIHGRLVIQSAPGEGTMVIVRVALPDGDGIGRG from the coding sequence ATGAGGCAGTCAGGCGATCAGGACGCATGGGCGGAGCGGGCGCGCGCGGATGCCGGTCATGGCGTGGTTCAGATTCATCAATTGGCTGCGGTCTGTCTGAGCGGTGCGGAGCTGGCGCAACGCGCGATGGATGTGGCGATGAACGTTTGTCGGTCGGTGGAGACTGGGGTGTCGGATATTGTGCTGGCCCGCTGTTTTGTGACGGGTCAGGCTGAGGCCATGGGTGCGTCGGGAGAACGGGCTGCACCATATCTGGTGCTCGTGGCCTCGGCTGGTGAGGCGGCACAGTGTGCGGATGCGGCGTGCTCTGGTTGGTCCGAGGGAGTCCCTATAATGAGGCCTCAGTTCGTCACGCAATTCCCGATGCTGGCGGACTTCTTGGACCAGGTCAGTCTGCCCGCGAAGACCGGAGAGGGAGCGTCCATTCGCGACAGACAAGCGGTGAGTAGCCGATGCACGGTGATGGCGATTCCGATGGCAAAGGGGCATCCGCGTCTCCCGGAGTACCAGGACTTTGTCGATCGCTATGCGATTCGATCGGTTGTGGGGTGTAGTGGCGTATGCCCTGATGGCCAGGGTTGTGTCACCGTGTTTTGGCTCCGTGCGTCGGCGTCCGAAGACATGGTGGAGTGCTTGCGCCTGTTGATGGAGGCACTGCATCTAGCATGGGGAACCATGACCGATCGCCTCGCGCGTCCTGCCCGGCATGTGGACACGGCGATGCTGGAGGAGTGGGTCGAGGTATATGGGAAAACGATTGACGCGCAGGGGCGCAGTCTCCGGAAGACCGAGGAACGGATGCACCAACTGGCGAAGCAGATTGTGACGGTGCAAGAGGGAGAACGAGCGCGGATTGCGCGGGAACTTCATGATCATGTGGTCAGCCGGCTGGCTGGCATTGGGTTCACGTTACACGCCGTGGTCCAGGTGCCGCCACAGACGAACGAGGAGCTGCTGGGGGCTCTGCGGGAGATTTTGGTGGAGATCGATGGCTTGGGGGCCTCGGCGCGCTCGCTGGCGTTTCGTCTTCATCCGGTGGTCTTGGACCGTCTGGGGCTCTCGTTGACGTTGCATCGGTTGATCGACGAGTGCGAACGGCAGAAGGGGTTACGCATCACTCGGTCTGTCTGTGAGCTGCGGCAGCCATTGGCGTCGCTGGTGGCCGCGGTGCTGTATCGCGTGGCGGAGGAAGCGTTGCAGAATATCGTGAAGCATGCGGGGGTGCAGGATTGTGTCGTCACCCTGGGTGTGCAGGAGGGCGAGCTGGAGTTGTGTGTGGCGGATCGGGGGCGTGGATTTGCCATGAGCCAGAGCAATGTGGGGAGTGCCGGGTTGGGGTTGCTCAGTATGGCGGAACGCGTGCGGCAGATTCATGGCCGTTTGGTGATTCAGAGTGCTCCGGGTGAAGGAACGATGGTGATCGTTCGGGTGGCCTTGCCGGATGGTGATGGTATTGGGAGGGGATGA
- a CDS encoding toprim domain-containing protein — protein MPKLDETLVTQARQIDLIRYLCAIGHQPVYAKPHKALFHSPLREDRNPSFTVSYVDGAWKWIDWARDTHGDGIDLVMGLKRVDFQTAVKDLLGAAASTQPVRKDLAPPVLTPHDIRRLYCRWREAMTPERTFLIHQYFLHRHLAFPQELGIVYLDITVDADGVTLPFLGIPTPSANPRTMTALECRALDETTKPKLYRRRTFGPKTLWVIRRPSPGLLVTESVLDCLAGNQLLQHQLSLCALNSINLIDQLLPCVRQLQPKTVYLALDNDQRKPQRGQTPGQTAQHKACTMLVDAGHRVVEVRHHTHAKVKDLHKLLLHDPMPITLQALERQGTVHTPTTHRP, from the coding sequence ATGCCCAAATTAGATGAGACGCTCGTCACGCAGGCTCGACAAATCGACCTCATCCGCTACCTGTGCGCCATTGGCCACCAACCGGTCTACGCCAAACCCCACAAAGCGCTGTTTCATTCTCCGCTTCGGGAAGACCGTAACCCCTCGTTTACCGTGTCCTACGTCGATGGCGCCTGGAAATGGATCGACTGGGCTCGCGATACCCATGGCGATGGCATTGACCTTGTGATGGGCTTAAAACGAGTCGATTTTCAAACCGCCGTCAAAGACCTGCTCGGCGCGGCAGCATCCACGCAGCCAGTACGCAAAGACCTTGCGCCGCCGGTCCTGACACCACACGACATCAGGCGCCTGTATTGCAGATGGCGCGAGGCTATGACTCCCGAACGCACGTTTCTGATCCATCAATACTTCCTTCACCGTCACCTGGCATTCCCACAAGAACTCGGCATCGTGTATCTCGACATCACCGTCGATGCGGACGGCGTGACACTGCCATTTCTTGGCATCCCAACACCGTCAGCCAATCCGCGTACGATGACCGCCCTCGAATGTCGGGCCCTCGACGAAACAACCAAACCCAAGCTCTACCGACGACGGACGTTCGGGCCCAAAACCCTCTGGGTCATTCGACGTCCCTCGCCAGGATTACTCGTGACCGAAAGCGTGCTCGATTGCCTCGCCGGCAACCAGTTACTCCAGCATCAGCTCTCTCTCTGCGCGCTGAATTCCATCAACCTGATTGACCAGCTACTCCCATGCGTCCGCCAACTCCAGCCCAAGACCGTCTACCTCGCTCTGGATAATGACCAACGGAAACCACAGCGCGGACAGACTCCTGGACAAACCGCGCAGCACAAAGCCTGCACGATGTTAGTAGACGCTGGCCATCGCGTCGTCGAAGTCCGTCACCATACTCACGCAAAGGTCAAGGATCTCCACAAGCTCCTCCTGCACGATCCGATGCCCATCACGCTCCAAGCACTCGAACGACAGGGCACAGTCCATACGCCGACAACCCATCGCCCGTAA
- the msrA gene encoding peptide-methionine (S)-S-oxide reductase MsrA, which translates to MSQMETTILAGGCFWGMQDLIRKLPGVLSTRVGYSGGDVPNATYRNHGTHAEAIEVVFDPGKLTFRSLLEVFFQIHDPTTLNRQGNDVGPSYRSGIYYTSEVQRRVAEEMIADVNRSGVWPGKVVTEVRPAGPFWVAEPGHQDYLERNPHGYTCHFTRSHWKVPPRAVS; encoded by the coding sequence ATGAGTCAGATGGAGACGACCATACTAGCTGGCGGCTGTTTCTGGGGCATGCAAGATCTCATTCGCAAGCTGCCAGGGGTGCTCTCGACTCGGGTGGGCTATAGCGGCGGCGATGTGCCGAACGCCACCTACCGTAACCATGGAACTCACGCAGAAGCCATTGAAGTGGTGTTTGACCCTGGCAAGCTGACTTTCCGCAGTCTACTTGAGGTGTTTTTTCAAATCCACGACCCCACCACGTTGAATCGCCAGGGCAACGATGTAGGCCCGTCGTATCGATCGGGAATTTACTACACGTCAGAGGTGCAACGTCGCGTTGCGGAGGAAATGATTGCAGATGTCAATAGATCGGGGGTCTGGCCTGGCAAGGTAGTCACAGAGGTTCGGCCCGCAGGCCCATTTTGGGTGGCGGAACCTGGGCATCAGGATTATCTCGAGCGAAATCCCCACGGATATACGTGCCACTTTACAAGATCTCATTGGAAGGTACCGCCTCGAGCGGTTTCTTGA
- a CDS encoding group 1 truncated hemoglobin, with the protein MAITTSARTAYKVLVVSAALGGLLVSVTGSPRSATAGSPPSTQAGSQKTLYERLGGYDAISAVVSDFGNRLFADPKLASSFGGLPPDRQARFKQLNVLMVCAATGGPCTYIGRAMPATHQGMKITDMQFDQVAAHLVTTLDKFKVPQPEMGELLAIIGGLRGDIVGK; encoded by the coding sequence ATGGCTATAACAACGAGTGCACGGACAGCATATAAGGTCTTGGTCGTATCAGCAGCACTTGGAGGTCTGCTTGTGTCAGTAACCGGCAGTCCTCGATCTGCTACAGCCGGTTCCCCCCCATCTACACAAGCGGGGAGTCAGAAAACTCTCTATGAACGCCTCGGTGGGTACGACGCCATCTCAGCTGTGGTCAGTGACTTTGGGAACCGGCTCTTTGCTGATCCCAAACTGGCGTCATCCTTTGGAGGATTGCCACCTGACAGACAGGCGCGTTTCAAACAATTGAACGTGTTAATGGTCTGTGCAGCAACCGGTGGCCCCTGTACGTATATCGGGCGGGCTATGCCAGCCACGCATCAGGGAATGAAAATCACAGATATGCAATTTGATCAGGTGGCCGCGCATCTCGTGACCACGCTTGACAAGTTCAAGGTGCCACAGCCTGAGATGGGTGAGCTTCTTGCAATTATCGGCGGGCTACGTGGAGACATTGTGGGGAAATAG
- a CDS encoding class I SAM-dependent methyltransferase has product MHIAGRSISGFYPTPPRILSSVSSLIANPAHHLGRLLDPCAGNGIPLHYLAQAWNLSPYGIELDRQRAAQCRTAPATILHSDAHLCEVSRDSFSCLFLNPPYDFAGQGERTEYLWLKRWTPTLQPEGLLIYIIQEHQYTEKVLYYLSTYYREVSLFRFPPEEYEAFRQTVFIGKRVRTPNPSETVKRQLWRLLRTNNLPILPVDTAPRYTIPSLLIRGEITFSSDWIDPADIYAEAHDHGLWQDRHITELLTFDQHKVINPLLPLRKGHLTRLISAGLYNNTVIEHNNLRWIIKGRARKITKELPPIIDLVQTKDGPEERTHHRTIEQYVPEIRAFDLTPGPNYGRFVVIEC; this is encoded by the coding sequence ATGCACATCGCCGGCAGAAGCATTTCCGGATTCTATCCGACTCCACCTCGTATCCTCTCCTCTGTCAGCTCCCTCATCGCCAACCCCGCGCATCATCTAGGACGACTCCTCGACCCCTGCGCCGGCAACGGCATTCCCCTTCACTACCTCGCTCAAGCATGGAACCTGAGCCCTTATGGAATCGAACTCGACCGACAACGCGCCGCTCAATGCCGTACGGCACCGGCCACCATCCTGCACTCGGACGCCCATCTCTGCGAGGTCTCGCGAGACAGCTTCTCCTGCCTCTTCCTCAATCCCCCCTATGACTTCGCTGGACAAGGCGAACGTACGGAATATCTCTGGCTGAAACGCTGGACCCCGACTCTGCAACCAGAGGGGCTCCTGATCTACATTATTCAAGAGCATCAATACACCGAAAAAGTCCTCTACTATCTCAGCACTTACTACCGCGAAGTCAGCCTCTTTCGCTTCCCACCGGAAGAATATGAGGCTTTTCGCCAAACCGTCTTCATTGGGAAACGGGTTCGCACCCCCAACCCATCCGAAACCGTCAAACGTCAACTCTGGCGCCTCTTGCGCACGAACAACCTCCCCATTCTCCCGGTCGACACTGCGCCTCGCTACACCATTCCTTCACTACTCATTCGAGGCGAAATCACCTTTTCCAGTGACTGGATCGATCCGGCTGACATCTATGCCGAAGCCCATGACCATGGACTCTGGCAAGATCGCCATATCACAGAACTGCTCACCTTCGATCAACATAAAGTGATCAATCCCCTCCTGCCGCTTCGCAAGGGACACTTAACTCGCCTCATCTCGGCCGGCCTCTACAACAACACCGTCATCGAACACAACAACCTCCGATGGATCATCAAAGGACGGGCGAGGAAAATCACCAAAGAACTCCCTCCGATCATCGATCTGGTCCAGACCAAAGACGGACCAGAAGAACGTACACACCACCGCACCATCGAACAGTATGTCCCTGAAATCCGAGCCTTCGATTTAACTCCAGGCCCCAACTACGGTCGTTTCGTTGTTATTGAGTGTTAA
- a CDS encoding response regulator transcription factor produces the protein MMRVALCDDHQMMIEGQRHVLEAMGHDVVVTAGNGRDLLRQVQNGAVVDLAIVDISMPVLNGMDTVSQLVALSPKTKCIVMSMYEDPARITEALLSGAKGYLSKATDPQGFSEAVRMVTAGQSYISPGLGYEVVLHGGKHVVGERVMSAREREVLQLIAEGCGDKEVAQELGITPRTVRFHRDVLRRDFGCPTTADLVKLAIRHGLTEC, from the coding sequence ATGATGCGGGTCGCATTGTGCGATGACCATCAGATGATGATCGAAGGACAACGCCATGTGTTGGAGGCGATGGGGCATGACGTGGTGGTGACGGCGGGCAATGGACGCGACTTGCTCCGGCAGGTGCAGAACGGAGCGGTGGTAGATCTGGCGATTGTGGATATCAGCATGCCGGTCTTAAATGGGATGGATACCGTTTCGCAACTCGTGGCGCTGTCGCCGAAGACCAAGTGCATTGTGATGTCGATGTACGAGGATCCTGCACGGATTACCGAAGCGCTGCTGTCAGGAGCCAAAGGCTATCTGAGTAAAGCGACCGATCCGCAGGGTTTTAGCGAGGCAGTCCGGATGGTGACGGCTGGACAGTCGTATATCAGCCCTGGCTTGGGTTATGAAGTAGTCTTGCATGGTGGCAAGCACGTCGTTGGAGAACGGGTTATGTCGGCGCGTGAGCGGGAAGTGCTCCAGTTGATTGCTGAAGGATGTGGCGATAAGGAGGTTGCCCAAGAGCTCGGAATAACACCACGGACGGTACGATTCCATCGGGATGTCTTACGACGGGACTTTGGCTGTCCGACGACGGCTGACCTTGTGAAGTTGGCTATCCGCCATGGTTTGACAGAGTGTTGA
- a CDS encoding DEAD/DEAH box helicase — protein MSHATPITVPLAHFLETFSDALCTTTANQLTPQFTPEVLEAARPTLRQFGEPLYPAQANVATALAHAFHTHNSAICSAEMSTGKTRIGTAVAALLRSHRTLIFAPPHLVGKWKDEIQTLLPGAHAAILRSITDVLQFATLPTDGRWPLFGILSRERAKLSYAKRCAINPKVTRIDTRTFHHFHCPQCGIRIDDKDGIPQTPRSLKPGTHCTACQSPLWTYDPNGPRRVALADYLGKKHPRLFDLILVDEVQEEKSIGSAQGLAFGLLVQKCRRALALTGTLTSGKSTSIFHILWRMNPALKAAFKHTDEPRWVDLYGTWETRTTEEDIHRVLLVGKESKRRVHVTVRERPGISPQIIPHLVSNTAFFQLRDLGIALPPYTEHVQECQFSSQLHDNYERLKNAARQFIPIARRNKDGHLFSSLVQALLAYPDRATQGETITNRDGVPVFTLDPLPEDVVLPKEQALIDLILRERAQGRRVLVYCTHTQTKDITTRLQRLFEAAGLRSLILTSAVTPERRMKWITDHTKKGLDALICNPKLVSTGLDLLDYPTIAWIEVDYSTYLVRQASRRSWRIKQTRPVYVHYFLYKGSVQEHAWALVAAGINEGLKTEGDLTAEGLNQYQQPDDLMTQLVKQVLDRNASVLSAETMFAQLATHYQQDQASDTPDIPEPVSAQTYQDTPPELPLLIQPTTKTSKRNHDANIQLNLFAA, from the coding sequence GTGTCACACGCCACGCCGATCACCGTCCCGCTCGCGCACTTTCTTGAAACCTTCTCCGATGCACTCTGCACGACCACCGCCAATCAGCTCACCCCGCAATTTACCCCTGAAGTCCTTGAGGCCGCGCGTCCGACCTTGCGGCAATTTGGCGAACCCCTCTATCCGGCCCAAGCCAACGTGGCCACCGCGCTGGCTCATGCGTTCCACACCCACAACAGCGCCATTTGCTCAGCGGAAATGAGCACCGGGAAGACCCGCATTGGCACCGCCGTCGCCGCCCTGCTCCGCTCTCATCGGACCCTGATCTTTGCCCCACCCCACTTGGTCGGGAAATGGAAAGACGAAATCCAGACGCTCCTTCCGGGCGCCCATGCAGCCATTCTGCGGAGCATCACCGATGTGCTCCAGTTCGCCACCCTCCCGACAGACGGACGCTGGCCGCTCTTCGGCATTCTCAGTCGCGAGCGAGCAAAACTCAGCTACGCCAAGCGTTGCGCCATCAACCCCAAGGTCACCCGGATTGATACACGTACCTTTCATCATTTCCATTGCCCCCAGTGCGGCATCCGCATCGACGATAAGGACGGCATCCCACAAACCCCCAGGAGCCTCAAGCCAGGAACACACTGCACCGCATGTCAGAGCCCGCTCTGGACCTACGATCCCAACGGCCCACGGCGCGTCGCCCTGGCCGACTACCTTGGGAAAAAGCATCCCCGACTGTTTGATCTCATCCTGGTCGATGAAGTGCAGGAAGAAAAATCGATTGGGAGTGCCCAGGGGCTCGCCTTCGGCCTGTTGGTCCAAAAATGTCGACGCGCCCTCGCGCTCACCGGCACCCTGACGTCCGGAAAGTCCACCTCGATCTTTCACATCTTGTGGCGCATGAATCCGGCACTCAAAGCCGCCTTCAAACACACCGACGAACCACGGTGGGTGGACTTGTACGGCACATGGGAAACCCGCACGACCGAAGAAGACATCCACCGGGTGCTGCTCGTCGGCAAAGAATCCAAACGGCGCGTCCATGTCACCGTTCGCGAACGCCCCGGCATCTCCCCGCAGATCATTCCCCACCTGGTCTCCAACACAGCCTTCTTTCAGTTACGAGATCTTGGTATCGCACTCCCGCCCTACACAGAACACGTGCAAGAATGCCAGTTCTCTTCACAACTACACGACAACTACGAACGGCTCAAAAATGCGGCTCGCCAATTCATTCCCATTGCCCGACGCAACAAGGATGGACATCTCTTCAGCAGCCTCGTCCAAGCATTATTGGCTTACCCAGATCGCGCCACCCAAGGCGAAACCATCACCAATCGCGACGGCGTTCCCGTCTTTACGTTAGACCCGCTTCCAGAAGACGTCGTGCTTCCCAAGGAACAGGCCCTCATCGATCTCATTCTCCGCGAGCGTGCACAAGGACGACGCGTGCTCGTCTACTGCACCCACACGCAAACCAAAGACATCACAACACGCCTGCAACGACTCTTTGAGGCCGCCGGCCTTCGCAGTTTGATCCTGACCTCCGCCGTCACCCCAGAACGACGCATGAAATGGATTACCGATCACACCAAGAAAGGCCTCGACGCCCTCATCTGCAACCCCAAATTGGTATCGACCGGTTTAGATTTACTCGACTACCCCACCATCGCCTGGATCGAAGTCGACTACTCCACGTACCTCGTGCGCCAAGCCTCACGTCGTTCGTGGCGCATCAAGCAAACCCGCCCGGTCTATGTGCACTACTTTCTCTACAAAGGCAGTGTGCAAGAACATGCCTGGGCACTCGTCGCCGCAGGCATCAACGAAGGCCTCAAAACCGAAGGGGATCTCACCGCGGAAGGACTCAACCAATATCAGCAACCAGATGACCTGATGACCCAGCTCGTCAAACAAGTCCTGGATCGCAACGCCTCGGTCCTCAGCGCGGAAACCATGTTTGCCCAGCTGGCAACGCACTATCAACAAGATCAGGCCAGCGACACGCCGGACATTCCAGAGCCTGTCAGTGCGCAGACGTACCAGGATACACCGCCTGAGCTGCCACTATTGATTCAGCCAACGACCAAAACCAGCAAGCGGAACCATGACGCCAACATCCAACTCAACCTCTTTGCGGCCTAA
- a CDS encoding DUF4019 domain-containing protein gives MYLTTSRILLIGLVILALVIPVFAAPQPERDTAVDWLTLIDTQRFDQSWTESSTFLKEHITQAQWAKTLTDQRLPLGNPTSRTIVKKEFQYQIPGIPTGTYELKVYRTTFALKGEMNETVIMTRESDQKWRAIAYYIK, from the coding sequence ATGTATCTGACGACGTCTCGCATCCTACTCATTGGACTTGTGATCCTTGCACTCGTTATCCCCGTCTTTGCCGCTCCACAACCTGAACGCGATACCGCCGTCGATTGGCTTACACTCATCGACACGCAGCGCTTTGATCAAAGCTGGACCGAATCCTCGACCTTTCTCAAGGAACATATCACCCAAGCCCAATGGGCCAAGACGCTGACCGACCAGCGGCTGCCGCTCGGAAACCCGACGTCCCGGACGATCGTGAAGAAGGAATTCCAATATCAGATTCCAGGGATTCCCACCGGCACCTATGAACTCAAGGTCTATCGGACAACCTTTGCTCTAAAGGGAGAAATGAACGAGACCGTCATTATGACCCGTGAATCGGATCAGAAGTGGCGCGCGATCGCCTACTACATCAAATAA
- a CDS encoding DUF433 domain-containing protein, with translation MPTVVHPHITSDPNICGGSPCIEGTRITVRTIAIYALHHGQTPEELLTHYPHLSLASIYDALSYYYDNRAVLDQDIVEHLSAPEIDSRF, from the coding sequence ATGCCTACAGTGGTTCACCCTCATATCACAAGCGATCCAAACATTTGTGGTGGGAGCCCGTGTATTGAAGGAACGCGCATCACCGTGCGAACCATTGCGATCTACGCGTTGCATCACGGGCAGACTCCGGAAGAGCTACTCACGCACTATCCTCACCTCAGTCTCGCATCAATTTATGATGCCCTGTCCTATTACTACGACAATCGTGCCGTACTCGATCAGGACATTGTCGAGCATCTGTCGGCCCCGGAAATTGATTCCCGGTTCTAA
- a CDS encoding c-type cytochrome, translated as MIATMVVIIWIMPFTQQATAGDSEGGLNSSCVQPRKTATAPEDILTKPNPFPASSDVLQAGKGLYLHDAKPMACALCHGKRGEGKGSVSGGMMPPARDFTCSAMMREISDGQLFWITKHGSSGTGMMAFPDLSDEEVWQLVHYMRSLAK; from the coding sequence ATGATAGCAACAATGGTCGTAATCATCTGGATAATGCCGTTCACCCAGCAGGCCACAGCGGGCGACTCCGAGGGAGGGCTGAACAGCTCCTGCGTCCAGCCGAGGAAAACCGCCACCGCTCCGGAAGACATTTTAACTAAGCCGAACCCGTTTCCTGCCTCCAGCGATGTCCTCCAGGCAGGAAAAGGACTGTATCTCCACGATGCGAAGCCCATGGCCTGCGCGCTGTGTCACGGCAAGCGGGGAGAGGGGAAAGGATCGGTCAGCGGCGGAATGATGCCGCCAGCGCGCGATTTCACATGCAGTGCCATGATGCGTGAGATCTCTGACGGGCAACTGTTCTGGATCACAAAACACGGTTCTTCAGGCACAGGGATGATGGCCTTCCCGGATTTGTCAGACGAGGAAGTGTGGCAGCTTGTTCACTATATGAGAAGCCTCGCCAAATGA